A DNA window from Aphelocoma coerulescens isolate FSJ_1873_10779 chromosome 7, UR_Acoe_1.0, whole genome shotgun sequence contains the following coding sequences:
- the LOC138113624 gene encoding caspase-8-like, whose product MELPLLLAVSYELSEAELAALKFLSREHVPRRRLEAARSPHALFEALQEKGVLEAGNLAFLRELLYRIGRIDLLVAHLGSSREQVERELRVPGRARVPPLRYLLFQLSEDITEDELMSFKLLLVKDLPKSKLTRETTMLDILTEMEKKGLLGKDNLSMLKSLCEKINISLWNRIEDGLNLFGQEEMLITEEERGSTGGSGGHLVSSVAPYLPGNFNDSSQLLEAYKMTSRPCGVCLILNNHNFAKAREGVLEHKHMKDRNGTDVDAEALRNVFNKLHFRVEEYRDLTAEEIRKTVNNFRNEDHEDKDCFVCCILSHGKKGIIYGVDGQEVPIRELTTSFTVQNCNSLAGKPKVFFIQACQGDAFHKGVTIETDSGEQDSSVERDARFQLDCIPAEADFLLGMATLQDYVSYRSPREGTWYIQALCQHLEYSCPRGEDVLTILTAVNQEVSRKSCERDAKKQMPQPSFTLRKRLIFPVN is encoded by the exons AtggagctgcccctgctgctggcGGTCAGCTACGAGCTGAGCGAGGCCGAGCTGGCGGCGCTCAAGTTCCTCAGCCGGGAGCACGTCCCCAGGAGGAGGCTGGAAGCCGCTCGGAGCCCGCACGCCTTGTTCGAAGCGCTGCAGGAGAAGGGCGTGCTGGAGGCGGGGAACCTGGCCTTCCTCAGGGAGCTGCTCTACCGCATCGGGCGGATCGACCTCCTGGTTGCCCACCTGGGCTCCAGCCGGGAGCAGGTGGAGAGGGAGCTGCGGGTGCCGGGCAGGGCGCGGGTGCCGCCCCTCAG ATACTTGCTCTTTCAGTTGTCTGAAGATATCACCGAAGATGAGCTGATGTCTTTCAAGTTACTTTTGGTCAAAGATTTACCAAAAAGCAAGCTAACCCGTGAGACT ACAATGCTCGACATTCTCACTGAGATGGAAAAGAAGGGCCTTCTGGGAAAAGACAACCTAAGTATGCTGAAGAGTCTCTGTGAAAAAATTAACATCAGCCTGTGGAACAGAATTGAAGATGGATTAAACCTATTTg GCCAAGAAGAGATGCTTATCACAGAGGAAGAGAGGGGCAGTACAGGAGGCTCTGGGGGGCATCTGGTGTCATCTGTAGCACCCTATCTTCCTGGCAATTTTAATGATTCTTCCCAG CTGCTTGAAGCTTACAAAATGACCAGCCGACCCTGTGGAGTGTGCCTGATCCTGAATAATCACAATTTTGCAAAAGCTAGGGAAGGAGTGCTGGAACACAAACACATGAAGGATCGGAATGGTACAGACGTGGATGCAG AGGCTCTGAGGAATGTCTTTAACAAGCTTCATTTTAGAGTAGAAGAATATAGAGACCTCACTGCAGAAGAAATCCGTAAGACTGTGAACAACTTCCGGAATGAAGACCATGAAGACAAGGACTGTTTTGTTTGCTGTATCCTGTCTCATGGGAAAAAAGGCATTATATATGGTGTTGATGGGCAGGAAGTACCTATCCGGGAACTGACCACTTCTTTCACTGTACAGAATTGCAACTCACTTGCTGGAAAACCGAAAGTTTTTTTTATTCAGGCCTGCCAAGGTGATGCTTTCCATAAAGGTGTGACCATCGAAACAGATTCTGGAGAGCAAGATTCTTCTGTAGAGCGAGATGCGAGGTTTCAGCTCGACTGCATCCCTGCAGAGGCAGACTTCCTCCTGGGCATGGCGACCCTGCAGGATTACGTCTCCTACAGAAGTCCCAGGGAGGGAACCTGGTACATACAGGCCCTGTGCCAGCACCTGGAATACAGCTGTCCTCG AGGGGAAGATGTTCTCACTATCCTGACAGCGGTAAATCAAGAAGTGAGCAGAAAATCTTGTGAGCGGGATGCAAAGAAGCAGATGCCACAGCCCAGTTTCACACTGAGGAAGAGGCTCATCTTCCCTGTCAACTAA
- the TRAK2 gene encoding trafficking kinesin-binding protein 2 isoform X1: MSLDPRGLESIRDGCSSEDIPEVELVSMLEEQLPDYKLRADSLYLYENPGWIQPKACHGRLPEMASPARDEESFRYMTLIELPSSSLDGSHKFAQVLGTDNAEQKDYSEADMVKRLLAEKDRDLELAARIGQALLKRNHLLMEQNESLEEQLGQTLDRVNQLQHELSKKDDLLRIVSIASEESETDSSCSTPLRFNESFNVSHDPLQLDVLQDKLRELEEENLALRSKACHLKSETITYEEKEQQLVNDCVKELRQTNAQISRITEELSEKSEEVIRYQEEISSLLSQIVDLQHKLKENVIEKEELKLHLQASKDAQRQLTAELHELQDRNAECLGMLHESQEEVKLLRSRASSVACLCHPQSRGAFPVDSLAAEIEGTMRKELSQGDESVLSKQKGQQKRVFDTVKVANIIRGRSPSFPAPLPIPGSNRSSAVMTAKPFQSGVHHLESHTQMTLGSSSEKNLKDAHSPGQPGTPGDNDLVTALHRLSLRRQNYLSEKQFFEEEWDRKMHLLAEQKEEASGFSTPTESSFSPSTNSEFTDLSSSSSNLRVLLPEKLQIVKPIEGSQTLFHWQQLARPNLGTILDPRPGVVTKGFTPLSDDTVHHISDLEEDDEEEGEGGITFQAQQSFPEEKCTLAKPVAGIFLPPITSASAPLTASNPGKCLSSTNSTFTFTTCRILHPSDVTQVTPSSVGAPLLLGNTGSSTGNPVMSTPAIPYRLSIGEFLTNRRDSTTTFSSTSSLAKLLQERGISAKVYDSPILEKLPLLQPPRTLPIPSTPPNSPSHSPCPSPPLLEPRVHHSENFLASRPAETFLQEMYGLKPSRNVPDVGQLKMNLVDRLKRLGIARVIKPPETQDHGKNQGPEVSLQRQDSAGFLNAGSSLMAGLRRNQSLPAMIGALGAPVCTQSSKMDILKED; this comes from the exons ATGAGTTTGGATCCCAGGGGCCTGGAGAGCATCCGTG ATGGCTGCTCCAGTGAGGACATTCCTGAGGTGGAGTTGGTGAGCATGCTGGAAGAACAGTTGCCAGATTACAAGTTACGAGCAGACTCTCTGTACCTGTATGAAAATCCAGGCTGGATTCAGCCCAAGGCTTGCCATGGCCGTCTGCCGGAGATGGCTTCTCCAGCTCGTGACGAGGAGTCCTTCCGTTACATGA CTCTTATTgaacttccttcctcctccttggatGGATCTCACAAATTTGCACAAG TTCTTGGCACAGATAATGCAGAACAGAAAGACTACAGTGAAGCTGACATGGTGAAACGTCTGTTAGCTGAG AAAGATCGGGACCTGGAGCTGGCAGCGCGAATTGGACAAGCCCTCCTTAAGCGAAACCATCTGTTGATGGAACAGAATGAATCGCTGGAAGAACAGTTAGGACAAACTCTAGACAGA GTTAACCAGCTGCAGCATGAACTGTCAAAGAAGGATGACCTGCTTCGTATTGTTTCCATTGCTTCTGAGGAGAGTGAGACAGATTCCAGCTGTTCCACACCACTGCGTTTCAACGAGTCTTTCAATGTCTCCCATGATCCATTGCAGCTGGATGTCCTGCAGGATAAACTCCgagagctggaggaggaaaacCTGGCTCTGCGATCCAAG GCTTGCCACCTGAAGTCAGAAACCATTACATATGaagagaaggagcagcagctggtcAATGACTGTGTCAAAGAACTCC GGCAAACAAATGCTCAGATTTCCAGGATAACAGAGGAGCTGTCAGAGAAGAGTGAGGAGGTGATTCGCTACCAGGAAGAGATCTCATCCCTTTTGTCCCAGATTGTTGATCTTCAACATAAACTCAAAGAA AATGTGATTGAGAAGGAGGAGCTGAAACTTCACTTACAAGCCTCCAAAGATGCTCAGAGACAACTGACAGCAGAG CTCCATGAGTTGCAAGATCGGAATGCAGAGTGTCTGGGGATGTTGCACGAGTCCCAGGAAGAAGTGAAGCTGCTGCGCAGCAGAGCCAGCTCTGTCGCTTGTCTCTGCCACCCGCAGTCGCGTGGAGCATTTCCTGTG GATTCCCTTGCAGCAGAAATTGAGGGGACAATGCGGAAGGAATTGAGTCAGGGTGATGAATCTGTTCTCTCCAAGCAAAA GGGTCAACAGAAACGAGTGTTTGACACTGTCAAGGTTGCCAATATCATTCGTGGCCGCTCCCCTTCCTTTCCTGCCCCGTTGCCAATCCCTGGATCTAATCGCTCAAGTGCTGTTATGACAGCAAAGCCCTTCCAGTCTGGAGTGCACCACTTGGAAAGCCACACACAGATGACTctggggagcagctctgagAAGAATTTGAA AGATGCTCACAGTCCTGGCCAGCCGGGAACCCCTGGAGACAATGACCTGgtcacagctctgcacaggcTCTCCCTCCGTCGTCAGAACTACCTGAGTGAGAAGCAGTTCTTCGAGGAGGAGTGGGACCGAAAAATGCATTTACTGGCTGAGCAGAAAGAAGAGGCTAGTGGCTTCAGTACACCAACAGAAAGCTCTTTTTCCCCAAGTACAAACTCAGAATTCACGGatctctcttccagctctagtaATCTCCGTGTCCTCCTACCAGAGAAGTTGCAAATTGTCAAACCCATTGAAG GATCTCAGACCCTTTTTCATTGGCAGCAGCTTGCTCGACCCAACCTAGGCACCATTCTTGACCCAAGACCAGGTGTTGTTACTAAAGGTTTTACCCCTCTGTCTGATGACACTGTGCACCACATCTCTGACCTGGAGGAAGATGATGAGGAAGAGGGTGAAGGAGGTATAACATTTCAAGCACAACAGTCCTTCCCAGAGGAGAAATGTACATTGGCAAAGCCAGTGGCAGGCATTTTCCTGCCCCCTATTACTTCAGCATCAGCACCACTCACTG CCTCAAATCCAGGGAAGTGTCTATCTTCAACAAATTCCACATTCACTTTCACTACCTGTAGGATCCTTCACCCATCTGATGTCACTCAAGTTACTCCCAG ctcCGTGGGTGCTCCATTATTATTGGGAAATACTGGCAGCAGTACTGGAAACCCAGTAATGAGCACTCCAGCCATTCCTTACAGACTGAGTATTGGAGAATTTCTCACCAACAGAAGAGACTCAACTACTACTttcagcagcacaagcagcctGGCTAAACTTTTGCAAGAACGAGGCATCTCTGCCAAGGTTTATGACAGTCCCATATTAGAAAAACTGCCTTTGCTACAACCCCCTCGAACTCTTCCCATTCCTTCTACTCCACCAAATTCTCCTTCGCATTCACCTTGTCCTTCCCCTCCACTGTTGGAGCCTCGAGTGCATCACTCAGAAAATTTCCTGGCTTCTCGACCAGCAGAAACGTTCTTGCAAGAAATGTATGGCCTAAAGCCCTCCCGTAATGTCCCAGACGTAGGCCAGCTGAAGATGAACCTCGTGGACAGACTGAAGAGGCTGGGCATTGCCAGGGTGATCAAGCCCCCTGAAACACAGGACCATGGGAAGAATCAAGGGCCAGAGGTTAGCTTGCAGAGGCAGGACTCAGCTGGGTTTTTAAATGCAGGTAGCAGCTTAATGGCGGGACTGAGAAGAAACCAGAGTCTTCCAGCCATGAttggagcactgggagctccaGTTTGCACACAGTCATCAAAAATGGATATACTAAAGGAAGACTAA
- the TRAK2 gene encoding trafficking kinesin-binding protein 2 isoform X3 yields the protein MCELRVMAQHNKNFNQNEELLAAFTWQALIELPSSSLDGSHKFAQVLGTDNAEQKDYSEADMVKRLLAEKDRDLELAARIGQALLKRNHLLMEQNESLEEQLGQTLDRVNQLQHELSKKDDLLRIVSIASEESETDSSCSTPLRFNESFNVSHDPLQLDVLQDKLRELEEENLALRSKACHLKSETITYEEKEQQLVNDCVKELRQTNAQISRITEELSEKSEEVIRYQEEISSLLSQIVDLQHKLKENVIEKEELKLHLQASKDAQRQLTAELHELQDRNAECLGMLHESQEEVKLLRSRASSVACLCHPQSRGAFPVDSLAAEIEGTMRKELSQGDESVLSKQKGQQKRVFDTVKVANIIRGRSPSFPAPLPIPGSNRSSAVMTAKPFQSGVHHLESHTQMTLGSSSEKNLKDAHSPGQPGTPGDNDLVTALHRLSLRRQNYLSEKQFFEEEWDRKMHLLAEQKEEASGFSTPTESSFSPSTNSEFTDLSSSSSNLRVLLPEKLQIVKPIEGSQTLFHWQQLARPNLGTILDPRPGVVTKGFTPLSDDTVHHISDLEEDDEEEGEGGITFQAQQSFPEEKCTLAKPVAGIFLPPITSASAPLTASNPGKCLSSTNSTFTFTTCRILHPSDVTQVTPSSVGAPLLLGNTGSSTGNPVMSTPAIPYRLSIGEFLTNRRDSTTTFSSTSSLAKLLQERGISAKVYDSPILEKLPLLQPPRTLPIPSTPPNSPSHSPCPSPPLLEPRVHHSENFLASRPAETFLQEMYGLKPSRNVPDVGQLKMNLVDRLKRLGIARVIKPPETQDHGKNQGPEVSLQRQDSAGFLNAGSSLMAGLRRNQSLPAMIGALGAPVCTQSSKMDILKED from the exons ATGTGTGAATTAAGGGTCATGGCACAACACAACAAGAATTTTAACCAAAATGAAGAGTTGCTTGCAGCTTTCACTTGGCAAG CTCTTATTgaacttccttcctcctccttggatGGATCTCACAAATTTGCACAAG TTCTTGGCACAGATAATGCAGAACAGAAAGACTACAGTGAAGCTGACATGGTGAAACGTCTGTTAGCTGAG AAAGATCGGGACCTGGAGCTGGCAGCGCGAATTGGACAAGCCCTCCTTAAGCGAAACCATCTGTTGATGGAACAGAATGAATCGCTGGAAGAACAGTTAGGACAAACTCTAGACAGA GTTAACCAGCTGCAGCATGAACTGTCAAAGAAGGATGACCTGCTTCGTATTGTTTCCATTGCTTCTGAGGAGAGTGAGACAGATTCCAGCTGTTCCACACCACTGCGTTTCAACGAGTCTTTCAATGTCTCCCATGATCCATTGCAGCTGGATGTCCTGCAGGATAAACTCCgagagctggaggaggaaaacCTGGCTCTGCGATCCAAG GCTTGCCACCTGAAGTCAGAAACCATTACATATGaagagaaggagcagcagctggtcAATGACTGTGTCAAAGAACTCC GGCAAACAAATGCTCAGATTTCCAGGATAACAGAGGAGCTGTCAGAGAAGAGTGAGGAGGTGATTCGCTACCAGGAAGAGATCTCATCCCTTTTGTCCCAGATTGTTGATCTTCAACATAAACTCAAAGAA AATGTGATTGAGAAGGAGGAGCTGAAACTTCACTTACAAGCCTCCAAAGATGCTCAGAGACAACTGACAGCAGAG CTCCATGAGTTGCAAGATCGGAATGCAGAGTGTCTGGGGATGTTGCACGAGTCCCAGGAAGAAGTGAAGCTGCTGCGCAGCAGAGCCAGCTCTGTCGCTTGTCTCTGCCACCCGCAGTCGCGTGGAGCATTTCCTGTG GATTCCCTTGCAGCAGAAATTGAGGGGACAATGCGGAAGGAATTGAGTCAGGGTGATGAATCTGTTCTCTCCAAGCAAAA GGGTCAACAGAAACGAGTGTTTGACACTGTCAAGGTTGCCAATATCATTCGTGGCCGCTCCCCTTCCTTTCCTGCCCCGTTGCCAATCCCTGGATCTAATCGCTCAAGTGCTGTTATGACAGCAAAGCCCTTCCAGTCTGGAGTGCACCACTTGGAAAGCCACACACAGATGACTctggggagcagctctgagAAGAATTTGAA AGATGCTCACAGTCCTGGCCAGCCGGGAACCCCTGGAGACAATGACCTGgtcacagctctgcacaggcTCTCCCTCCGTCGTCAGAACTACCTGAGTGAGAAGCAGTTCTTCGAGGAGGAGTGGGACCGAAAAATGCATTTACTGGCTGAGCAGAAAGAAGAGGCTAGTGGCTTCAGTACACCAACAGAAAGCTCTTTTTCCCCAAGTACAAACTCAGAATTCACGGatctctcttccagctctagtaATCTCCGTGTCCTCCTACCAGAGAAGTTGCAAATTGTCAAACCCATTGAAG GATCTCAGACCCTTTTTCATTGGCAGCAGCTTGCTCGACCCAACCTAGGCACCATTCTTGACCCAAGACCAGGTGTTGTTACTAAAGGTTTTACCCCTCTGTCTGATGACACTGTGCACCACATCTCTGACCTGGAGGAAGATGATGAGGAAGAGGGTGAAGGAGGTATAACATTTCAAGCACAACAGTCCTTCCCAGAGGAGAAATGTACATTGGCAAAGCCAGTGGCAGGCATTTTCCTGCCCCCTATTACTTCAGCATCAGCACCACTCACTG CCTCAAATCCAGGGAAGTGTCTATCTTCAACAAATTCCACATTCACTTTCACTACCTGTAGGATCCTTCACCCATCTGATGTCACTCAAGTTACTCCCAG ctcCGTGGGTGCTCCATTATTATTGGGAAATACTGGCAGCAGTACTGGAAACCCAGTAATGAGCACTCCAGCCATTCCTTACAGACTGAGTATTGGAGAATTTCTCACCAACAGAAGAGACTCAACTACTACTttcagcagcacaagcagcctGGCTAAACTTTTGCAAGAACGAGGCATCTCTGCCAAGGTTTATGACAGTCCCATATTAGAAAAACTGCCTTTGCTACAACCCCCTCGAACTCTTCCCATTCCTTCTACTCCACCAAATTCTCCTTCGCATTCACCTTGTCCTTCCCCTCCACTGTTGGAGCCTCGAGTGCATCACTCAGAAAATTTCCTGGCTTCTCGACCAGCAGAAACGTTCTTGCAAGAAATGTATGGCCTAAAGCCCTCCCGTAATGTCCCAGACGTAGGCCAGCTGAAGATGAACCTCGTGGACAGACTGAAGAGGCTGGGCATTGCCAGGGTGATCAAGCCCCCTGAAACACAGGACCATGGGAAGAATCAAGGGCCAGAGGTTAGCTTGCAGAGGCAGGACTCAGCTGGGTTTTTAAATGCAGGTAGCAGCTTAATGGCGGGACTGAGAAGAAACCAGAGTCTTCCAGCCATGAttggagcactgggagctccaGTTTGCACACAGTCATCAAAAATGGATATACTAAAGGAAGACTAA
- the TRAK2 gene encoding trafficking kinesin-binding protein 2 isoform X2 — protein MSLDPRGLESIRDGCSSEDIPEVELVSMLEEQLPDYKLRADSLYLYENPGWIQPKACHGRLPEMASPARDEESFRYMILGTDNAEQKDYSEADMVKRLLAEKDRDLELAARIGQALLKRNHLLMEQNESLEEQLGQTLDRVNQLQHELSKKDDLLRIVSIASEESETDSSCSTPLRFNESFNVSHDPLQLDVLQDKLRELEEENLALRSKACHLKSETITYEEKEQQLVNDCVKELRQTNAQISRITEELSEKSEEVIRYQEEISSLLSQIVDLQHKLKENVIEKEELKLHLQASKDAQRQLTAELHELQDRNAECLGMLHESQEEVKLLRSRASSVACLCHPQSRGAFPVDSLAAEIEGTMRKELSQGDESVLSKQKGQQKRVFDTVKVANIIRGRSPSFPAPLPIPGSNRSSAVMTAKPFQSGVHHLESHTQMTLGSSSEKNLKDAHSPGQPGTPGDNDLVTALHRLSLRRQNYLSEKQFFEEEWDRKMHLLAEQKEEASGFSTPTESSFSPSTNSEFTDLSSSSSNLRVLLPEKLQIVKPIEGSQTLFHWQQLARPNLGTILDPRPGVVTKGFTPLSDDTVHHISDLEEDDEEEGEGGITFQAQQSFPEEKCTLAKPVAGIFLPPITSASAPLTASNPGKCLSSTNSTFTFTTCRILHPSDVTQVTPSSVGAPLLLGNTGSSTGNPVMSTPAIPYRLSIGEFLTNRRDSTTTFSSTSSLAKLLQERGISAKVYDSPILEKLPLLQPPRTLPIPSTPPNSPSHSPCPSPPLLEPRVHHSENFLASRPAETFLQEMYGLKPSRNVPDVGQLKMNLVDRLKRLGIARVIKPPETQDHGKNQGPEVSLQRQDSAGFLNAGSSLMAGLRRNQSLPAMIGALGAPVCTQSSKMDILKED, from the exons ATGAGTTTGGATCCCAGGGGCCTGGAGAGCATCCGTG ATGGCTGCTCCAGTGAGGACATTCCTGAGGTGGAGTTGGTGAGCATGCTGGAAGAACAGTTGCCAGATTACAAGTTACGAGCAGACTCTCTGTACCTGTATGAAAATCCAGGCTGGATTCAGCCCAAGGCTTGCCATGGCCGTCTGCCGGAGATGGCTTCTCCAGCTCGTGACGAGGAGTCCTTCCGTTACATGA TTCTTGGCACAGATAATGCAGAACAGAAAGACTACAGTGAAGCTGACATGGTGAAACGTCTGTTAGCTGAG AAAGATCGGGACCTGGAGCTGGCAGCGCGAATTGGACAAGCCCTCCTTAAGCGAAACCATCTGTTGATGGAACAGAATGAATCGCTGGAAGAACAGTTAGGACAAACTCTAGACAGA GTTAACCAGCTGCAGCATGAACTGTCAAAGAAGGATGACCTGCTTCGTATTGTTTCCATTGCTTCTGAGGAGAGTGAGACAGATTCCAGCTGTTCCACACCACTGCGTTTCAACGAGTCTTTCAATGTCTCCCATGATCCATTGCAGCTGGATGTCCTGCAGGATAAACTCCgagagctggaggaggaaaacCTGGCTCTGCGATCCAAG GCTTGCCACCTGAAGTCAGAAACCATTACATATGaagagaaggagcagcagctggtcAATGACTGTGTCAAAGAACTCC GGCAAACAAATGCTCAGATTTCCAGGATAACAGAGGAGCTGTCAGAGAAGAGTGAGGAGGTGATTCGCTACCAGGAAGAGATCTCATCCCTTTTGTCCCAGATTGTTGATCTTCAACATAAACTCAAAGAA AATGTGATTGAGAAGGAGGAGCTGAAACTTCACTTACAAGCCTCCAAAGATGCTCAGAGACAACTGACAGCAGAG CTCCATGAGTTGCAAGATCGGAATGCAGAGTGTCTGGGGATGTTGCACGAGTCCCAGGAAGAAGTGAAGCTGCTGCGCAGCAGAGCCAGCTCTGTCGCTTGTCTCTGCCACCCGCAGTCGCGTGGAGCATTTCCTGTG GATTCCCTTGCAGCAGAAATTGAGGGGACAATGCGGAAGGAATTGAGTCAGGGTGATGAATCTGTTCTCTCCAAGCAAAA GGGTCAACAGAAACGAGTGTTTGACACTGTCAAGGTTGCCAATATCATTCGTGGCCGCTCCCCTTCCTTTCCTGCCCCGTTGCCAATCCCTGGATCTAATCGCTCAAGTGCTGTTATGACAGCAAAGCCCTTCCAGTCTGGAGTGCACCACTTGGAAAGCCACACACAGATGACTctggggagcagctctgagAAGAATTTGAA AGATGCTCACAGTCCTGGCCAGCCGGGAACCCCTGGAGACAATGACCTGgtcacagctctgcacaggcTCTCCCTCCGTCGTCAGAACTACCTGAGTGAGAAGCAGTTCTTCGAGGAGGAGTGGGACCGAAAAATGCATTTACTGGCTGAGCAGAAAGAAGAGGCTAGTGGCTTCAGTACACCAACAGAAAGCTCTTTTTCCCCAAGTACAAACTCAGAATTCACGGatctctcttccagctctagtaATCTCCGTGTCCTCCTACCAGAGAAGTTGCAAATTGTCAAACCCATTGAAG GATCTCAGACCCTTTTTCATTGGCAGCAGCTTGCTCGACCCAACCTAGGCACCATTCTTGACCCAAGACCAGGTGTTGTTACTAAAGGTTTTACCCCTCTGTCTGATGACACTGTGCACCACATCTCTGACCTGGAGGAAGATGATGAGGAAGAGGGTGAAGGAGGTATAACATTTCAAGCACAACAGTCCTTCCCAGAGGAGAAATGTACATTGGCAAAGCCAGTGGCAGGCATTTTCCTGCCCCCTATTACTTCAGCATCAGCACCACTCACTG CCTCAAATCCAGGGAAGTGTCTATCTTCAACAAATTCCACATTCACTTTCACTACCTGTAGGATCCTTCACCCATCTGATGTCACTCAAGTTACTCCCAG ctcCGTGGGTGCTCCATTATTATTGGGAAATACTGGCAGCAGTACTGGAAACCCAGTAATGAGCACTCCAGCCATTCCTTACAGACTGAGTATTGGAGAATTTCTCACCAACAGAAGAGACTCAACTACTACTttcagcagcacaagcagcctGGCTAAACTTTTGCAAGAACGAGGCATCTCTGCCAAGGTTTATGACAGTCCCATATTAGAAAAACTGCCTTTGCTACAACCCCCTCGAACTCTTCCCATTCCTTCTACTCCACCAAATTCTCCTTCGCATTCACCTTGTCCTTCCCCTCCACTGTTGGAGCCTCGAGTGCATCACTCAGAAAATTTCCTGGCTTCTCGACCAGCAGAAACGTTCTTGCAAGAAATGTATGGCCTAAAGCCCTCCCGTAATGTCCCAGACGTAGGCCAGCTGAAGATGAACCTCGTGGACAGACTGAAGAGGCTGGGCATTGCCAGGGTGATCAAGCCCCCTGAAACACAGGACCATGGGAAGAATCAAGGGCCAGAGGTTAGCTTGCAGAGGCAGGACTCAGCTGGGTTTTTAAATGCAGGTAGCAGCTTAATGGCGGGACTGAGAAGAAACCAGAGTCTTCCAGCCATGAttggagcactgggagctccaGTTTGCACACAGTCATCAAAAATGGATATACTAAAGGAAGACTAA